A single window of Gossypium arboreum isolate Shixiya-1 chromosome 13, ASM2569848v2, whole genome shotgun sequence DNA harbors:
- the LOC108462379 gene encoding BRASSINOSTEROID INSENSITIVE 1-associated receptor kinase 1-like yields MERLISVCLWLILALHLVLRVAGNAEGDALNALKNNLTDPNNLLQDWDPTDTNPCQWYNITCNSENSVTRIDPGNANLSGKLVPDLGMLSNLQYLELYSNNISGEIPEEIGNLTNLVSLDLYLNVLTGHIPATLGNLRKLRFLRLNNNSLTGQIPMALTTIDTLDVSNNQLEGDIPVNGSFSLFQPISFRNNRLNYPPFAPPPPPMPSTASTSSGNSAVGAIVGVVAVSVVLFSAPAIIFA; encoded by the exons ATGGAGCGGCTAATCTCTGTTTGTTTATGGTTGATTTTGGCGTTGCATTTGGTTCTTCGAGTTGCCGGCAATGCCGAAG GTGATGCTTTGAATGCATTGAAGAACAATTTGACTGACCCTAATAACCTGCTTCAAGATTGGGATCCAACCGATACCAACCCTTGCCAATGGTACAATATTACCTGTAATAGTGAAAATAGTGTGACAAGAAT TGATCCTGGGAATGCAAATCTATCTGGGAAATTGGTTCCAGACCTGGGGATGCTTTCCAATTTGCAGTACTT GGAGCTTTATAGCAATAACATATCCGGGGAAATCCCAGAGGAAATTGGAAATTTGACAAACTTGGTGAGCTTGGATCTTTACTTGAATGTTTTAACCGGCCACATTCCGGCTACTCTGGGCAACCTTAGAAAACTGCGTTTCCT GCGTCTCAACAACAACTCCTTGACGGGTCAAATTCCTATGGCCTTAACTACTATTGATACACT GGATGTTTCAAACAATCAACTAGAAGGAGATATTCCAGTTAATGGTTCCTTTTCACTATTTCAGCCTATCAG TTTCAGAAATAATCGACTCAATTATCCTCCTTTTGCTCCACCACCACCTCCTATGCCATCTACAGCTTCAACTTCATCAG GTAATAGTGCCGTTGGTGCTATTGTGGGAGTTGTTGCTGTATCTGTTGTGTTGTTTTCTGCTCCTGCAATTATATTTGCTTAA
- the LOC108462839 gene encoding F-box/kelch-repeat protein At1g22040-like yields the protein MGALLSLNSSRAGMSDPFDSRDETCKRQKLSSCLCEENPRLIPSLPDEISYQILARIPRINYLNVRLVSRAWKAAITSSELFSIRKEIGTTEEWLYLLTKIAGDKLLWYGLDPLSRRWQRLPPMPIVAFEDESKKGLASLRMWNVVGSSIKIADVIRGWLGRKDGLDRMRFCGCSIGAVDGCLYVLGGFSKASALRCVWQYNPVLNSWSEVSPMLTGRAYCKTGILNNKLYVVGGVTSRGGLTPVQSAEVFDPHTSIWSQIPSMPFSKAQVLPTAFLADLLKPIATGMTSYKGRLFVPQSLYCWPFFVDVGGEVYDPELNSWAEMPVGMGDGWPAKQAGTKFSVILGGELYALDPSSSLQSATIKVYDYQDDAWKVVVGEVPIPNFTDSETPYLLAGLLGKLHVITKDSNNNISVLQTDVQNHLTSLPSASSSSPDNSSSLHAEPVESAAAFQINPWRVIAARTAGSSELVSCQVLNI from the coding sequence ATGGGGGCATTGTTAAGCCTAAATAGTTCTAGGGCTGGAATGAGTGACCCCTTTGATTCACGTGATGAAACATGCAAGAGGCAGAAGTTGTCATCATGTCTTTGTGAGGAGAACCCTAGGTTGATTCCTAGCCTTCCTGATGAGATATCCTACCAGATTCTTGCCAGAATTCCAAGGATTAATTACTTAAATGTAAGGTTAGTGTCAAGGGCCTGGAAAGCTGCCATCACAAGTTCTGAACTTTTCAGTATAAGGAAAGAAATTGGAACAACAGAGGAATGGCTCTATTTGTTGACTAAGATTGCAGGTGACAAGCTTTTGTGGTATGGTTTGGACCCTTTGTCTAGAAGATGGCAGAGGTTGCCTCCAATGCCAATTGTTGCTTTTGAAGATGAATCCAAGAAAGGTCTAGCTAGCCTTCGGATGTGGAACGTAGTGGGATCGAGCATAAAAATTGCGGATGTCATAAGGGGTTGGCTTGGGAGGAAGGATGGCTTGGACAGGATGCGATTCTGTGGGTGCTCCATTGGTGCTGTTGATGGCTGCCTCTATGTGTTAGGAGGATTCTCTAAAGCTTCAGCTTTGAGGTGTGTTTGGCAGTATAATCCAGTTCTAAACTCGTGGAGTGAAGTAAGTCCAATGTTGACTGGTAGAGCCTACTGTAAGACTGGTATCTTAAATAATAAGCTTTATGTTGTTGGAGGCGTTACTAGTCGTGGTGGATTAACTCCAGTTCAGTCCGCCGAGGTATTTGATCCTCATACCAGTATATGGTCCCAAATACCGAGCATGCCATTTTCGAAAGCTCAGGTTCTACCTACTGCCTTTCTGGCTGATCTACTCAAACCCATCGCCACAGgtatgacatcatataagggaaGGTTGTTTGTGCCTCAGAGTTTATATTGCTGGCCTTTTTTTGTCGATGTTGGAGGGGAAGTATATGATCCTGAACTAAATTCATGGGCTGAAATGCCAGTCGGCATGGGCGACGGTTGGCCTGCAAAACAGGCAGGAACAAAATTCAGTGTCATCTTGGGCGGTGAGTTGTATGCCCTTGATCCATCTAGTTCTCTTCAAAGTGCTACCATCAAGGTATATGATTACCAAGATGATGCTTGGAAAGTTGTTGTAGGAGAAGTCCCCATTCCAAACTTCACAGATTCGGAGACTCCATATTTGCTTGCCGGTTTACTCGGAAAGCTTCATGTAATTACTAAAGATTCCAATAACAATATCTCAGTCCTGCAAACTGATGTGCAAAACCATTTAACTTCACTACCATCAGCTTCGTCATCTTCACCAGATAACTCCTCCAGTCTGCATGCAGAGCCTGTGGAATCTGCTGCAGCATTCCAAATAAATCCTTGGAGGGTTATAGCGGCAAGGACGGCCGGATCTTCTGAACTAGTAAGTTGTCAAGTCCTTAATATCTAG